In the Silene latifolia isolate original U9 population chromosome 1, ASM4854445v1, whole genome shotgun sequence genome, AAAAAGAAGCAGAATGTTTTTACATGATTCTAAACAGAAGCAGAAGCAAATCAAAATTTTCTCAGTCAAGAGAGGAATCAAAATTTTCCGCCAGTCAAGAGGGAAGAGGAGGTTATGACGACTGAACTCATATATTTAGGATAAAATGGCAAACATAACATATATGTAACATATAAAAAAGAGCTAAAACACGAATGAACTAAGAATAATATATGTAAATCATTCGGAATATTCCTACCAAATCCACCTGCACAACAATCATTGGAAGAGAAACAACATTAAAAGTTTTGGTTGTATACACACATCTCATACAAGCTTTTGTATTCCTAGAGTACTAGGCTTTCCCGAAGTTGGGCTTTTGGCCATAGGTTTACGATTGCCAACTCATTGAAAAACAAGTCACTTGAAGGATCCAACACAAGCATAAATTTTAAGAcgacactaaatgcaatctagaCATAGATTCAACATAGATTCAAGTCATGAAACAGCAACAGCACAAGCTGGTTTTAATTTAGCAAATGTTCAGAACTAATTAATCATCTTGTATTGAGATCGAATTCTGCGTTTTCACGCCACTCCTCTCGTAGTTCTGCATCTCCATTGTCAGCCTCCTCGTCATTCAAGAAATCATCTGACGGTTCTCTATCAGCTCTCTGTGCATTGTTTCCCCATCCATTCATCATCTCGTCTGGGCTAACCACTTGCTCTAGTTCTGTCATTTCAACATTAGTTTGTGATCCTAGTGCACTAGCCCTAATTGGAGCTCGGGCCATCAACTCAGCATGTGCCTGTGACTCAGCCTGGATGGCAGCCATCCTCAACTTTGCTTCGTGAGCTTCCCGGCCAGCCTTCTCTCTTGACTCCATTTCTGCCCTTATTTCCATGATGGCCCTCTTTTCTTCCTGTAAGAGTGCCTGTTCTAGCATCAATCTTTCTTCTGATCGAAATTCCCCCAAGGCCCGCTTTTGAGTTATTATATTAAAAGCCAGTGCCTGTTTCTCAAAAGTTGATGTGAACTCAGCTACCTTAACTGCGATATTGTGATCCCACTGCTGGGAACGAGAAAGCATTTGCCCTGTTGAATCAGAGTCGAGGATTCTGTCATCTTCCTCAGCTTCATAATCAGCCACAACATGGTAGGGTAACAGCCTGTACATTTTATAGGCATCAGGTATTCGACAAAATGAAGCTGAAATTGGTCAATTAAGACAAGCTACAGTGCAACCTATACTGGTAAGAAAAAAAGAATTGGAGAACACGAGAACTTGAAATCCGggattaattataaattataataacaaaGGTCTTAAGAAAGGTTTCTTAGTAGATTATAACGTGATATTGTTATTTCCCTTCCTTCCATAGTCTCTGAGTATTCCTTGTGCTCTCTTATACTCTACGTTTTCTTTCTTTCGTAAAGTATTCTTATTTACTTACTAAACAAGGAGATATAAAAGACTATCTCTTTACACAAAATTGAGAAATCCCCACTATAACATTTGGGGTAACAAATGGGGACAATCTTGAATCCTTTTCGAATGATATCTTCAGCTTCAAGAGGTAATTCGTGGTCATTTATAGGTCATAGGAAACAATTTGTCATACATTTAGGAACGAAATTTCCATGTTCAATACTGCTAATGACTAATTATTCATTGGTTATATGCATTATGGTGAAAAAAACAAAATGGTTCACTAAATTGCTTTGCTTATTTTAATAGTAAAATAGCAATTATTCGACAATTTTCATTTTGGTTTATGAAGAAACAACTTATCCTCTCGATGCGGCTAACACAAGAGTAAGCCTGTGTAGTGTGTACACCACACCCCCACTGATTCCGCAAGTTGCAGCTCTTGAGGCACCGAAGTTACATTATTATATATTCAGTGTGGCAAGTAAAAAGGAGTGTGAATGATAAAAGGAAGATGATACAAAAAGGGAACAAACCTTTCACAGGCATCTTCAAGAGATGAGAAAGGACGCTTGAAGTCAGGGTGGCAAACGCGCCAAGCATCTTGGTAAGCCATCTGAAGCTCAGCTTGGTTACCAGCCAACGGTGGGCGATTCAGCTTGGATTGCAAATGTTGCTGCTGCGACTGGGGATTAGGGTTAGGacttgggtttgggtttgggttagGGTTAGCGTTAGGGTTGGGGTTTTGAGAAAGATTAAGGGGGCGATTGGCACCTAGAGGCCGCAAATGAGCATCGATATTAGATGGGAAACGAGACATGGCACCTTGCTGTTGCTGCTGAAACTGTTGTAAGAGATaaagctgctgctgctgttgctgcTGTTGTTGGTGATGCTGCATCATTAGTTGCTGCTGGTGTTGCGCTAATGCTTTCGCCTCATCCATTTTCCTAAGCATCACATTTAATCATATCAACTTCAAATCAAAATAATCACTTGATCAATCTTCCGAAAATTGGAAAATTCAACTACTGAACTACATTTTGCCAAAATAAGACCCCTTGTAGGTAACCAAACCAAAAACTCAACAAAGAAAGTTCTCAAATTCTGTAAACTCAAGCAACAGAGAATTAAAGTTATCACCTTTTTCaatgaatttaaatgaaaaatcacacaaatttgaaaattgaagtcATACATTCTATTCATAGAGAACATAAAGCCTTAATGCCAAAATGATTTGGGAAACATCATTCGAAACCGCTGAGGCATAAGTTCAAtatataaaaacaaaaaaaaagtaaatagaAAAAAATACATGTAGATGTAAACGAAACTATAATAAAACCCACAAATTCTCAAATAAAATTAACAGATCAACCGGTAAATTACAAACAATTAACCCAAAATATAATCATTCATCAAATTAAACATTGAATACATGAACTAAAAggtgatacaataaataaataaaagaaaacaaaaagaaaaatttAAGAGTCGAAAATAATGAAACATGAGAATATGAGAGAAAGGAGAAAAATACCTGAGAACGCGAGAAACAAGGAAAAAAGATGGAGGAGAAATCAAGATAAGAAGAGTTGATATGTAACTGTTTTTTGTGTAGCTGAGAAGAATCGAAGGTGTGACTTGTGTTCTGAACTCTTAAAAAAATTGCAAATCCTACATCATCACATCATATACACTAATAAGGGTAAGATTATtgctagggctgagcaaaaaaatcCAAACCGCATTTTTAAACCGAAATCGGAGCGAAACCCGAATAATGGAGACCGAAAAATTTGGGTTTTTTCCGGTGTTGGGCCCGAACCGAATTTTTAAGCACAAATGAGGTGCGGGTGTGGGTCTAAATAAAACCAAACTGGAGACCACTTTTAAAACCGGATTGACTTTTTTCTTAAAAACATAATTTCATCTATGAATTAAACACACCCAAGCCAAGACTTaggcccaaaacatcaaaaccctatTTCTCTCGTTCATCTCCAGCCCTTCAGTCTCTCACCTCCTCTCTATCATctctaaaaaaaccaaaaattctTTATGAAGTAATTTTAGATGTTGTGACTCTTTAATTGTAGTTTTGAACATCATTTACATGTCTATGACTCTTTGAACTTTAATATGTATGACTTTTTATGAAGTAATTTTAACATTTGACAACCAAGGTCTTGAAATATTCAAAATGGCAGCATGGTTATTGTGCCAATCAGGAGCATTCAACCAAAAACCGGGTTCGAAAACCGGTTCGGGTACCGGTTTTCAGATCCGGTTTGAAAATTCCAGAAAAACCGGTTACCCGGATCAAAAGAGGTGCGGGTGAGGTTTAAGAAATTTAAGGTTTTTTAAAACCGGGGACAGAACCGGTTTGCAAAACCGGGTCGGGTACCCGATTCTGCTCAACCCTAATTATTGCTAGTCTTGAGACAAAACTTTGGTGAGTCTTAAGACAAGACTCACTCAAAACTACCAATAATCTATTATAGTCGTGATAAAATcttgacaaagtcttaagttAAGTCTTGGAAATTCAAGACTCAACTTAACACTTTACATGAGTCTTGACTCTTGACCCCACTCTCAAAAAAAGACATCCAATGAAATAAAGCCATGTGTTAtattatttttgttctttttttcttAAAGCCCACATTTTCTTAAGTAAGGTGAAAAAGTAGAGTTTGA is a window encoding:
- the LOC141606733 gene encoding uncharacterized protein LOC141606733, which produces MDEAKALAQHQQQLMMQHHQQQQQQQQQLYLLQQFQQQQQGAMSRFPSNIDAHLRPLGANRPLNLSQNPNPNANPNPNPNPSPNPNPQSQQQHLQSKLNRPPLAGNQAELQMAYQDAWRVCHPDFKRPFSSLEDACERLLPYHVVADYEAEEDDRILDSDSTGQMLSRSQQWDHNIAVKVAEFTSTFEKQALAFNIITQKRALGEFRSEERLMLEQALLQEEKRAIMEIRAEMESREKAGREAHEAKLRMAAIQAESQAHAELMARAPIRASALGSQTNVEMTELEQVVSPDEMMNGWGNNAQRADREPSDDFLNDEEADNGDAELREEWRENAEFDLNTR